The Segatella copri region TCCCAAATGTCAAGGTCTCCATCTATTCGCCTTTGTCTCTGTATGACAAGACGATACGGTTTTCCTTTCCATTTCTCAACAAGGATAGAATTCAACTCAAACTCAATACCGTTGATTTCAACAGTTTTCCATCCAGTTAAGGCAAACATGGAATCGTAGAAAGAAGAGCATCTGTTGGCACGAATATAAAAATGCCTGCAATGAGCCTCTACCATATCTACGATTTCCTCCGAACATGAGCCGCAATCCATGCGGGCACGAGAAATATATATTTCCGAAGCCTCCAATCGCTTGAAGATTCTTTCCAAAGTTTCTTTTTGGTTGAAGCGTACGTTTGTGTTGCCGTCTCTATTTTCAATACCAACAATCATGTCGTTAATGACAGCTACGCCTGGACTATAGCCCAAGAACTTCTTGTAGGTTGGTTTTGCATCATACTTCTCTGTTTCAATGAACTGATGGTCAAAGTCAAAATCATACTCTTGACCGGATTTCAATTGACCAGTAGCAAGCAGGGCATTGACCAGTAAGCAGTTCATCTTGTCTGCAGTATTGAAATCATAGGATTTGCCAGAAGCAGACTTATAGGTGATGCTCTTAAAAGTCAGTTCTTCGATAGCACGTAATATGGTGTCTGCGCTGCAAGTGCGAAGAGTTGGATGAAGAGACAAATGTTTCATCAGGTGAGTTGTAACATCCTCAATACATGAGCCACCACAAAGATATACGCACATCAGAGAGCGTAGAATCTCGCTATATTGATAACCAAACATAGTGCATCTCAATCCCAAGGTGGAATCTATGGTTTGAGCTAAAAGAGCATCAAATTGCTCCATAATCGAAAAAATTCCCCCAAAAGGAGTGAGTTTCTCAGATTTTATTTGTATCTTTGCCATGTCATATTAGAGTTTTGCTTGTCTTCTTTTCGCAACACTAAGGTAAGTGAAAATTCTGACATGGCAAAATCCTGGGTAACTTTTTGTTGCACAGGCACTTATAAATAATGTTAAATATAGTGTTGCGGAATTAAGGTTATCTAAAACAATCTGACATTTCTGAAAAAAGTCCATGCAAGACTTGTAAAGATTACGAAATATGTAGAATTCCGAAACAAGTATGTTATAGGGATATTGTAAGAAAATATGGTGAAAAACATTGGGATTATCCAGATGTTAATTGCCCTAAATGCCTATGAAAAAGTATTTGTATATTCTTTGTTTTTACCTTGTGCAAAGCACGTTAATGAGCTTTGCGCAAGGTAAACATGCCTCAATGCAGGACACTATCAAACTTTCCGATGTAACCGTCATGGCAGAAAGAACTTTGGTTCAGCATAAAGCCGACAGGATGATAGTAAGTGTAGAACATAATAAATTACTGAAGTCACGTTCTCTTTCTAGTATTTTGGACTTGATTCCTGATGTCGATTATGATGGTGAGGGAGGCATCAGCGTCATGGGAAATGGCGTAAAAATATATGAAAACGGAAAAGTGGTGAACCTGAGTGGTGTTCAACTGAAAAGATACCTGTCTTCTTTGCATGGAAATGACATCAAGAGTTTGGAAATATTACCTCGAGCAACGGCTGAGTATGATGCAGAAGGTGGTACTGCAATTCTTGTTGTCAATAGACAGAAGAAGCATGAATATGGACTTTCTGGTTATGTGGGCAGCGATTATGAGCGGAAAAGCAGAAATTCATACTCTGAATTTACTGGATTGACGTATTCATGGGGTAAGCTCGCCCTTTATTCCAATATGACTTTTGGACATTCGGAAAGTAAAAGTGTAACTTATGAAAATGACTATGGACGAGACCTAACTGTTGGCAGCAATTCGAGAAGCAATGATAAAGGGCATTACTATATGCCAAAGTTTGGTCTTGACTTCAATATCTCTCACAAACAATATTTGGGTGTCGAGTGGTCGGGAAGCTACTCAAAAGACTACTCCAATGCTTGTTGGTTAAATTCTACGATTACGGACAAGAACAATTATCCAACAAATA contains the following coding sequences:
- a CDS encoding IS1380 family transposase, which produces MAKIQIKSEKLTPFGGIFSIMEQFDALLAQTIDSTLGLRCTMFGYQYSEILRSLMCVYLCGGSCIEDVTTHLMKHLSLHPTLRTCSADTILRAIEELTFKSITYKSASGKSYDFNTADKMNCLLVNALLATGQLKSGQEYDFDFDHQFIETEKYDAKPTYKKFLGYSPGVAVINDMIVGIENRDGNTNVRFNQKETLERIFKRLEASEIYISRARMDCGSCSEEIVDMVEAHCRHFYIRANRCSSFYDSMFALTGWKTVEINGIEFELNSILVEKWKGKPYRLVIQRQRRIDGDLDIWEGEYTYRCILTNDYKSSARDIVEFYNLRGGKERIFDDMNNGFGWNRLPKSFMAQNTVFLLMTALIRNFYKAIMQRLKTHEFGLRATSRIKTFVFKFISVPAKWIKTSRRHVLNIYSDNNAYANLFKTDFG